The following is a genomic window from Candidatus Hydrogenedentota bacterium.
TGACGACAGCACGATCTCGCGAATCGTGACCGGCCTCGGGCTCTTCTTCGTCAACACCGGCGGCTCGCCGGACGCCCCGTACCTCTGGGCCGTGCGCCAGGGCGGCGTGGGAGACGTCACGGACACGCACGTCGTCTGGAAGATGACCGAAGACGTGCCGCTCAAGGCATCGCCGCTCCTCGCCGGCGATTTGCTCTACACGATGAGCGACAAGGGCATGCTCCTGTGCATCGAAGCGAGCACGGGGGCAATCGTGTGGTCCCAGCGCATCCGCGGCGACTACGGCCCGTCGCTCTTGCAGGCCGGGAACCGGATTTACATCCTCAGCATGAAAGGCACAACCACCGTCATAGAGCCGGGCCGCGCGTTCCGGCAATTGGCGGTCAACCAGCTCGACGGCCGTTTCGGCGCGTCCCCCGCCGTAACGGGCACATCGCTCCTTCTCCGCAGCGAAACGCATCTGTATTGCATACGGGAGAAGCAGCCGCAGGCGGAATGACAAGGATGCCCGCCAGGCCCCGCGCCGACAGGTGAAACCCCGCTCCAAAAGGCGAACCATCACGGGGCAGGGACGCGAACCAGCCGAAGGCCCCTGCCGTTTTCCCGGCCCTCCGGCGCATCCCAGAACCGGTAGGCGGAGCGGCAGAACCTGGGTTGGGTGTCCCAAGACCCGCCCCGCAGCACGCGATACGCGTTTTTCGCGCCATTCTCGGGGTCGTTCCCCGGACAGCGCTGGTAATAGTCGCTCGCATACCAATCCGAGCACCATTCCGACACGTTCCCATGCATGTCGTAAATGCCCCAGGCGTTTGCCGGGAAACTGCCCACCTCCGCCGTCTTCCCCCGATAGGTCCCCTGCCGTCCGCTCCCATACGCATAGTTGCCGTCGTAGTTCGCCTGCTCCGTCGAAATCGTCTCGCCAAAATGGAATGGCGCAGTCGTTCCCGCGCGGCACGCATACTCCCATTGCGCTTCGGTCGGCAGCCGGAAGCCGCCGCTCACGCGGCTGTTCAGCCTCTCAAGGAACTCCTGGCAGTCCCCCCACGACACCTGCTCCACGGGCAAACGCGGGTCGCCCGTGAAGTGACCCGGGTTGTTTCCCATCACCCGCTCCCATTGCCCCTGTGTCACCTCATGCTTGCCCATCCAGAAACCCTGCGTCAGGGTCACCTGATGTTGCGCCTCGTCATCATTACGCCCCGCCTCGCTTGCCGGGCTGCCCATCGTGAATGTCCCCGCGGGTATCCAAACCAGTTCCAGCGTCACGCCGCCGCCAAGGTCCACCGTCTGCACGTCGCCGGGCTTCCGCTGGCCTGAATAGCGGACCACGAGAATCAGCGCTACAAAAACCGCCGCGATAGCAAGCAACGCCCAGGCGGCGCGTGGACCAGCCTTGCTCCGCTGGCGCCCGTCTTCCCCGCGTTTGCGCTGCTCTTCCTCGCGTACGCGGCGGGCCGCCTGCTCTTGCCGCCGCGCTTCGGCCGCGGCGCCGGAGAAGTCGTGTATCAACGCCGCACAGGTCGCGGGGCGGCGCTCAATCTCCTTCGCCAACCCCGCCAGCAGGGCCGTGTTCACATGCTCCGGCACGCCTTCGATGGGTTCCGGCGGCTTGCGCAGAATCTGCAGCGACAGGTCGCCGCCCGCAAACGGCGGCTCGCCGCTCAACAACTCGTACAGCGACGCGGAGAAGGAGTACACGTCATTGCGCGAGTCGTTCCGGTGCGCTTTCTCGTTCATCACCTGCTGCGGGCTCATGTACGCCAGCGTGCCGCTCGTCGCGTGGCCCGTGCGCCGCGTCTCCGTGTCCTTGATGACCCGCGCGATGCCGAAATCCACCAGCTTCACCGTGCCGTCGTCCGCCAGCAGCATGTTGCCCGGCTTCACGTCCCGGTGCAGCACCTTCCTCCCGTGCGCGTAGTCCAGCGCGTCCGCCAACTGACGCGCCCACGGCAGCACCTCCCCCAGCGGGAACGGCCCCTCCCGCGCGCCCAGGCAAGCCGAAAGCGGCTTGCCCGCCACGTATTCCATCGAGACGAAGCCCAGTTCGCCCTGCTGGTGGAAATCGAACACGCCCACGATGTGCGGATGCCGCAGTTCGCGCGTAATGACCACCTCGCGCTTCAGGTTCACGATTGCGGCGGCGTCCTCCGCCAGTTCCGGCCGCAGCATTTTGAGCGCGACCGGCCGGTTGTCGAGCGTGTGGTCCTCGGCCAGCCAGACCTCGCCCATGCCGCCCGCGCCAATCTTCCGCACGAGCCGGAACCGGTCCCCGAGCACCACCTCGGCGCGCAGGTTGACGAAGGTCGGCATATCGCCGTCGAAATCGACGCTGCTCATCAGGCGCTGTCCCTCCCGCGAAACGGCGCGCTGTGAAACCGGCGCGCCCCCGCGGTTGTGACCCCGGCGCCCCACCCCGGCGCGCACGGGCGCGCCGCCCATGCCGTAAGGGACGCCTCTGTCACAACCCAGGCTACTGTACACAACGCCAAGAGCAGTTTTCATGCCAGGGACTACACCGTGGCATGGACATCTTGCACATGCGCCTGGGCTATTTGATGACCCGCACGGGCGGGACGCCCGTGCCACGAGGGGGTTTCTTCGTGGGAACCGTGGTCTCAGCATCGGGCAGAAAACAGGAAGTGCCTGATATTTATCGCGGCCCGTTCAGTTCGCGTCCTCGCCGTTCTTCGCGAATGCGCCCAAGGCGGTCGCCAGATTCTTCTGCAATGGCGGCACGGCCGGATACCGGTTGAAATCCACGTGTCCATCCATGTACAGAATATTGGAGCCGCCGGGGACGTGGTTGTACGCGGAAACCACCGTGGATACGACATCCCACATGACGGGCACAGTGCTCTGGGCTTCAGCGGACGCCGCGGGGTTGTTGATGTCCGTGACCAGGAAACGCTCCACGCCCTCGCGCAAGTGATAAATCGTTTCGAGCCCGCCGTTGCCATTGCCAAAGTTGACGGGAACGTCCCCCGAAGCTGTCTTCCTCACCAGCGTATCCGCCTGAGAAGCGGGGACGGCCATTGCCTCAAGCAGTTTCTGGAAAAAGACGTAGTCCAGCAGGTCGAGCAGTTGCGCGGGCACACGAGCACCGCCCGGAACCCACGGGAACCAGGCAAGGAGCGGGGAACTGCCCCAGGTCCGGGTGGGATAGTCGTCGGCAATCCGGTCCAACAGCCACCCCAGATATTGATAGCTGCCGTCAATGAGAGAAACGCCGCGGTCATTGGATTCGCCGCCTCTGTTGAAGGGAATGTGGAATTCGTAGTCACCCGAGGTCCGGTTCTTGAGGCTATCGGAAGTGAACTTCGAATCCGAGGGACAGATGATGATATTCGGGTCGGTCAAGTACTCGGGATATACGGCGCTGACGCACGGACCCAAGGCCTGCACCAGTTCGACCGAGTAGGGGACCGGCGGCCAGCCGTAATCCCAGCCTTGATATGTCTGCTCGTAGGTCATCTGCAACGGGGGAAACCCCTCGCCCGGCGCTTCATTGGCGTACATCTTAAAAATCAGACCCCACTCCTTCAGGTTGTTCTGACAACTCGCCCTGCGCGCGGCCTCGCGAGCCCGGGCCAGCGCCGGCAGGAGTATTGCCGCCAGGATGCCAATGATGGCGATCACCACCAGCAGTTCTATCAGCGTAAAACCCTTTTCGCGAGTTCCCATGACCCGATTCCTCCATTCATTCGTCCCAGACGCCCTGCTCCCAGAACATCGAACTGCGTGCCGCGCGCGCCAAATGGACCCGCATGTGCGGCCACAGCGCAGGTTCAGCTACGTTTTAGCAGCTTCCGCCATGGCGCGTTTTTCATTTTCGACGGGGATTTGGCATTTTGTCACGCCGACGCCGGGATGCAAACGAGCCCGGCCAGACCGCGCCGCTATGCCTGCGTGGCACACACCTTTCTGGGGACGGTTACGGGCTTGTGCGCCCGTGGCGAGCGGCGGTAGATGGTGGGCGAAACGCCGCAGGTTCTGGCAAAGGCTCGTGAGAAGGACGACATATCCGCGTAGCCCACGTCGCCCGCGACCTCCGAAACGCTCTTCCCGGGTTCCAGTAGGAGCCGCTGCGCTTGGGCTATCCGCGCCAACTGCACATATTCTCTGAAAGGCACCCCCATTACGTTGTGAAACACGGCGCCAAAGTGGCTCTCCGACATGCCCACGGCCAGGGCAATCTGTTTCCGGTTCAGCGTGTGGCCCAGCCCCTTGCCCACCATCACGCAGGCCTGCGCAACAGCGCGTTCCTCCGGCGACATGCACACCGCTTCTACGTTGAAGACCGTCCCGGCTAACGCGCTCCGGAACCAGCCGGTGATGTCTTCCATGGTTCGAAGCCCCGAAAAGGACCGCATATAATCCAGTTTGATCCGCTCCACCTCCGTCTCACAGCATCGCGTTTCCCTGAGTCCGTCCAGGAAACAGTACACCATTTCCGTGAACAGCAGCCGGCGCGCATCGCAGTCCTGCGCCGGGCAGGTGTTCAACATCCGCAACATCATTTCAAAGACCCGGCCGACGGCCTGTCTGTCATCGCGGGCGACGGCGTCACGCAGTTCGAGCAGAATGGGAACAAGTTCGCGGCGGAACCTGGCAAGCCATTCGCCATTGGATTCGCCAGGGTACGGCTTGAACGCCGCTTCGTCGTCCCGCTTGTTCAGGGTGGTGCGCGCCTCACGATAAGCGGTATCCATCCGTCCGGCGGAATAACTGTTCATGCTCACGCCAATCAGCACGGGCACTTGGGAGTACCGCTTCGCTTCCTGCACAATTCTGGCCGCCATTTCGGTTGACCTGAGCCGTCTCAGTTCGGGGTTGCGCGTCTTGGGCAAATGCCAGAACAGGACAATTTCCCCCGGCTGCATCGAAACCACGAGGGAATCCGGCACCGCCCCGCTCACCCGGTGCATGGCTTCCACGAGGTTGACGAACGCCTGATGCTTCTGGATGGAGTCCATCTCAAAAGCGGCCTGACTGGCGAGGTCCGGCTGTGCGACGATAACGGCCGTCGGCAATTCGCTCAGGCCGATGGCCTTTGCCCGGGCCAGCGCCTCGGGCATGGAGAAATTCCGGCCACTCACGAGCCAATCGGCAAACTCCCGCTCCAGATAGACATGCATGCGCAAGAGCTGCTTCTCCTGCTCGAGCAGCGCAGTCATGTTCTCCCACAGGTCGCCGAGGGTCCGCGCGGCGTTCTCCAGGACCCGCACGATGGCACGCAACTCGGCATTGCTCACGGAGGCCAGTTCGCGGCAGGTCTCTTCCAGTTCCTCCCTCTCCAGGTCCCCGACATCCTTGACGCGGTTCCAGATGTCGTCGAAACCGCCGCGCAGCCTGCCGGGCTGAAACAACTGCCCCGTAAGGATGCGGCCTACGTATTCTCCTCGAACCACGATGGGCACGACGATGTCCGTCAGGCCCGCGTGACACTGATAGACCTGCGTGCGTTTGGTCCGCTCCGCGCGCGCGATCCAACTGACGTCACAGTTCCAGCACCGGCGGCTGCCTTCCGAAAACCGGCGCAACAGGGCACAGAACCGGCGCATGCGCGCGGTCTGCATCTTGGTCTGCTCCGCCAACTGCTCGATTTCATCCCGGACGAGGTTCTGCATGCGGCTCTCAGTCGCGGGTCCGTGCAGTTCGCTATCGCCGAAATACACGGACATTCCCCCCAGCCCGGCGTTGTCCGCGAAAAGACTCAGGTATTCGATGAGAAAGGAACATGCTGGAGTGACATGCTGTTGGACTCGCTCCAAGGCTTCCTGCATGTTCAACCTCCTCGGAACCTCAATGCTCGAAACCGGCACCCGCGCGGCACGCGGTCTCCGTCCGCCCACATGCTTCGCTGGTCGCTGTCCTTGACTCATAGCCGTATTCCGCCTCGGATGGTTAGCATTTCAAACATCTGCTTAGCATTTTACAGCAGCCCCCCTGCCGAACATACCATTTCGCGTCCCCGGAAGGTCAGCAGGGGCGAGAAGGCAAATTCATGGGACAAAGGATGAGGCTTGCCGGCGAGGCAAGCCTGCCGGGGCAGAAGCGGGCGCAAAAGGGGTCCGCGCTTGAAGCGTTACCTGGGGCCTTCTGGGGCAAGGAAGCCTTTGGGCGGGTTGGCGGGGGGCTTGTAGGTGAAGGGTTCGGCGTCGGGCATGGTGCGGACGCCAGTGGTGAACGTGTAGGGTGCCTCGGGGAGAGGGCCGGGAAAGCTGAGTTCGACGAAGTAGGCAATCCAGCCGGCGCCGGGGGGCTGGACGTTGGCGCGGTAGAGGCCGGGTTCCAGGGGGGCGACGGCGGAGGGCGCGTAGGTGGCGGTCACGCCGCGGAAGTCGCGCTTTTTGGGGTTGTGGGCTTGCCAGAGGGTTACGGCGGCGGGCTGGGGCAGGGATCCATCGGGGTAGGGCACGAGGCGTACGAGTATGGCGCCGTCGTCTTCGAATACGAAAGTGTAGCTGGGCATGGGCAGGTCCGCGGCAATGGCGTAGTAGAAGGAGGTGACGCTGCCGAGGGCCGTGTCGTTCAGGGGGTGGCCGGCGTTGGGGACGTAGCGGAGCCATTTCGGGCCCTGGAGGCCGTCCCAGTAGAACTTGGAGGAATCGGGAAGGAAGAACTGGTCATTGGCGGCATTCATGACGAGCTTGGGCATGGTGAGGCGGTCCCGGTAGGCGTAGGGGTCGACGATGCTCATGAGGGACGCGTTTTCGGGCGTGTCGAGCCAGTCAAGTACGCGCAGGGCGGCGTAGTCGCCAACGGCAACCGACCAGTGTCCGTAGACGGCGCAGTGATGGTGGAAGGATTCTACGACGTTGAGCAGGTCGATAACGCAGGGGATGATGGCGCGCACGCGGTTATCAACGATGGCCGTGGTCCAGGTGGTCCAGCCGCGCTTGGACCCGCCGGCAACCACGAAGTCGCGGACGGCGTGCCCGCCGCCCGCTTCGGAGGCGCAGAACGCCTGGACGGTGTCCATGGCGCGGACGGCGGCCTTGGTCATGGGCAGGCGCGCGGGCCATTCTTCGTCGCCGGTACGGAGGTATTTGTCCCAGGTGTATGCGATCATGCCGTCTTCGGAGCGCGGCCAGCCCATGGCATCCGCGAACACGAGGGGCTGGTTGGGGACCATGAAAATGGAAGCAGTGATTGTCCTGGTGGCGCGCGCAATCTTCTTGACGTCGGAATCGGGCCCGCGGGGCGGTGCGCCGGGCCGGTTGCTGCCGCCGTCCACGAAGAGCAGAGCGGTGGGATAGGCCACGGTTTCGGGCACGGTGACGGTCAGCCAGTGTTTCCAGACGGGCCGGTCGACCTCGGCGGCGGTGCGCCACTGCTGCGAGGTGAGGTCGATTGTGTAGGAAGTAAGCCCTTCTTCTTGCTCTGTCTGGACGAGTTCCCACGCGTAGTTCGAGTCGGGCTTGGCGACGTAGCGGTCCAGGGCCGTCGGATTGGCGGACTCCCGGGCGTAGGGATAGGACGGGGGCGCATCGGGCCTGGCGGCGGCCGCCACGCACAACACCAGCACACACAGGAACCATTGGACAGCGTGTTTACACATGGACTCCCCTTCCATCCAGCGCACGGGCTGGTACTTCGTCACGCGGAGCAGGATGCACACTCAGACCGCGCAAGGGCGGCGTCCGTTTCAAGTTGAATGGTCCTGCCCCGCGCGCAAGGTCTAACGGAAGAGCACGGGCAGGATGCCCGCACCACGGTTGAATCCCGGGGCGCGCGAAAGGCATGCGGAGAGATGGGGCCACGCAGCTTTCGGGAGCGGGACACGTCATCGTCGTGATATTGCCTAAGTAATTCATTTGTAACAGGTTATGCAAGATCCGACCCCAGTTCTCGGGTAAGATCGTTGACAATAGGGGGATTTTCGTGTAATAATTGAATTATAGCATTGGGAGCGCGGGGGTCTTTAGCGCAAGAACAGGGGTAGTACGTTTTCGCCGCCGCAGCCAGCCTGAGTACGGCAGGAACGGAGGATTTGTCCAGGGCTGTCGGTGGCCGGTAGTTCTGTCGTCAGTATGTTGCTTCTATCCACCGCGCGCTGAGGGGAGATATGCATCATGGCTGAGGAGAGGTGCAGGGTAAGCGTGGTGGTATGCACTTACAACCGGGCGGAGAGCCTGTCCCGGTGTCTTGAGAGCGTCATGCATCAAGAGACGGGGGGCACGTTTACGTACGAGGTCGTCGTCGTCGACGACGGTTCCACGGACCATACGGCCAAGGTGGTGGTGCAAGCGCAGGCGGCCGGCGGCGCGCCGGTCCGCTACGTGCGCAACTGGGAAGGGGGCGGCGTGGCGGCGGCGCGGAATCTTGGCGTAGAAGCGGCGAGCGGGGACTGGGTGGCCTTCTGCGACGACGACCAGCGCGCCGCGCCGGATTGGCTGAAGGAGCTGCTGCGCGTGGGATGGGAGCGCGGGGCACGATGCGTGGGGGGCGGCATCCGCGCCGACCTCCCGGAGGACGTACGAGCGCGGCACGGTCGCATCTGCATGGACCTGCTGGGCGAGCACGCGTATGAAGGCGCGCCGTTCGTCTTCGCCGGCCATGATTTGCCATCGACGGGTAATCTGCTGGTCGCGAAAGAGGTGTTCGACGAGGTGGGCGGCTTCGACACGGGCACGGACAGCGGCGAAGACACGGAGTTCCTGGCGCGCGTTCAACGCGCCGGCATCGCCGTCTGGGCGGCGCCTGCGTCGCTTGTCTGTCACCAGGTGCCGGAATACCGGCTCGGCCCCAAGTACCTGCGCTGGGTTTCGCGGCGCTGGGGCGTGCACTTTGCGCTGGTGGACGCAAGACACCGGGGCTGCCGCGCGACGGTTCTCCGCGGCATTGCGCGGCTGGGCCAGGCGGGGGTCATCTTCCTGCCCCGGGCGTGTTGGGCGTGGCTCCGGCATGACCGCGCCGCCTTGTGCGACCAGTTCTGCCTGCTATGGCGTACGGAAGGGTACGTGCGCAAGTGCCTGAGCCTGTGCGCGCCGGTGCTGCTGGCGCAGCCGCGCTTCTTCGCGGCGCTGCGGTTCCGGGCGGAGCGGCGCCTTTTTACGCCGGAGCTAGGGCCGCCGCGGCGTCCCGGCGTCGCTTGAGTTCGCGCCAACTCGTCACCACGATACCTTCCGCCTCGACGGTGGCGCGCACTTCGGGGTCCGTGATGGCTTCGGTATCGCCGACGCGGGAGTCGCCCGAGTCTTCAAGCAGGCGCAAATCGTCCGCGGGCAGCGCGCAATGCAGCAACACGACGGTGATGCCCGGCCTCAAGGCGCGCAGGAACATCATCAGGCGTTTCTTCTTCTCCTCGCGGGGCCACCCGAGCGCATCGGCGTGGATGCGGTCCACGACAGGCAAGCCCGCGTCCCAGACATTCGAGACCAGACTGCCCGGAACGGCGGGAAACTCGTAACAAGGCGTTCCGCGCACCTTGCAGGCCGCTCGCCGGGCGAGCAGGGCCAGGCGCCGGGCGCGGGAAGCCGGGCCGACGGCAGCCAGCACGGGGACGCCCGCCGCGGCGCCCGCGCGCGCGTATCGGTCGAAAAAGTCGGCGCGCAGAAACGCCGTTCCCATGTGCGCGTCCAGGTGCGTGATGGGTATGCCAAGCTCGCGGCCCGCCTCGGTCTGCGCGCGAATCTCGCGCGCGACTTCCTCCGGAGTGGCGTGAGCCGCCACATCGCGGGCAGAGGGCCAGAAGAAACCCTCGGGGCCGGCGAGGCCCGGCGCGTCTTCGGGCAGCGTGAGCGGGCGCCAGCGGAACGAGCCGAATTCCGAGGTGAGCGTGAGGTGAATGCCCGCGTCGGCATCGGGGCGCGCTTGGAGGTAGGCCGCGATGGCTTCGGCGCCGGGGCAAGGGGTCATGACGCTGCACGACCGGGCGAGCCCGGCTTCGAGCGCTGCGATCACGCCCAGGTTCGCAGCCCGGCACAGACCGGCGTCATCGACGTGGAAAAGAACCACGCGGGCGTCGCCGTGCCAGCCGAGCCGCGCCGCGCAGTTCCGCATCGCATTCATGCCCCCATGAGGCCGTTGCCGCGGCTCAGTGCCAGAAGTGCGCCGCGGCATTTGCCTTCATCGCTTCAATCAGGCTCCGCTGCTCATCGGCCGTGAGCCGCTTCTGGAGCCTGGCCAGGTACTGCTGCCAGGAGAAAGCGAGCATCCGCACCGCGCCCTGCGCGACCGCCTTGGCCGACCACGTCAGGCTAGGGTCGTGCTTCGGCATGACGCCAATCAGGTGCGGGGCCGCAACGGTCTTCTCCGAACGGTCGGGCCGGATCAGACGCACGGCGCCGTCCATCAGCAAATACCCCTTCGACTGGCAGCGTTCGCCCACGCCGAAGATCTCCTCGCCGTCGCGGAACCGCGCTTCGTCCGCGATCCAGGGGAAGATGATGCAAATCTTCAGGCGCAGCCCGTCCTCCAGGCCTCGGAACAAAGGCAAGTCAAGCAATACCTGCCCGCCGAAGCGGTCCCAGACGAGCTGTTCGATAGCCTCCATCAGCGCGTTGTAGCCGCTTTCCGGCAGCGCCTCCCGCGCCATGTCATAAAAATCCTCCCACTGAAACTGGAGCACCGACGCGTCGCCTTTCGCGCACACCGTGGCCGTGCGCGTATCGCAGAATTTGAACTGCGACATCTCCCCCAGGAGCGTGGGCGCGGGCAGGACCACCGGCCCGCCCGTCTGCCGCTGAATCTCGACGCTGCCCTCGATGAGCACATAGCCGCTGTCGAAACCCAGGTGCCCTTGCTGCATCAGCGTTTCGCCGTCGGCGAGGTCCCACCGTTCGGAAGTGTCCAAGAACACGCGCGCCACCCGCTCCCGGGCATCATCGGGCAACCCGCGCAACAGGGGCAAGGACAGGACTCGTTGGAGTTCACCCGCTTCACTCATTCCGCGTCTCCCTCTCTTGAAGGCCTGCGCGCGCCGGGCCTTTCGCCGCGAACCGCACCCGAAAACCGCGATGCGGGTATGATATGATGACGCCTTCAACCGGAGCAACAGCGCAGGAGGCGCCACGCATGGACACGACCGGACAAGACGCACGCAGGCGCCCCTCGGGCAAACAACTTACCCTGCACAAGATCCTTGCCTACGCCGTGAAGAAGGGCGCGTCGGACATACACCTCAAGGTGCCGCGCCCGCCTATCGTCCGCATCGACGGCGAAATCCGATTCGCGGGCGAAGTGCCACTGACGCAAGAGCACATGCTCGGCTACCTCGACGAAATCATGACGCCCGAACAAAAAAACCGCTTTCTCGAGACCGGCGACGCCGACCTCGCCATCAGCATGTCCGGCATCGGCCGGTTCCGCGTCAACTGCCTGAAACAGCGGGGCAGCGTCGCGATCATCATGCGCCACGTCAAGGGCAAAGCCCCCGACCTCTCCAAACTGCACCTGCCCATGGGGCCCGTCGAGCGCATCGCCGACATGCGCCGCGGCCTCATCCTCGTCACCGGCACCACCGGCAGCGGCAAATCCACCACTCTCGCGGGCATTATCGACATCATCAACCGCAACCAGTCCGTGCACATCGTCACCCTCGAAGACCCGATCGAGTTCCTCCACGAAGACAGGAAAAGCAGCGTCATCCAGCGCGAAGTCGCCATCGACACCCGCGACTTCAAGACCGCGCTGCGCGCCATGATGCGCGAAGACCCCGACGTCATCCTCATCGGCGAAATGCGCGACACCGAGACCTTCCAGGCCTGCATCTCCGCCGCCGAGACCGGGCACCTCGTCTTCAGCACCCTCCACACCACCAACGCCATGCTGACCATCGACCGCATCCTCGACCTCTTCCCGCCCGACCAGCACCAGCAGGTCCGCTCCCAGCTTGCCCTGCAACTGCGCGCCATCATCTCCCAGCGCCTGCTCCCCAACCTCGAAGGCACCGGCCGCGTGCCCGCCATCGAGATCCTGTTCATGACCCCCGCCATCGCCCAGCTCATCCGCGAAAACGCGCTCAAACAAATCCCCAACGCCATCGCCGGCGGCAAAGAAGAAGGCATGCAGACCTTCAACATGAGCCTGGTCCAACTGGTGAACGAAGGACTCATCAGCGAACAGGAAGCCGAACTCGCCTCCGACAACGCCGAAGAACTGCGCATGAACCTCAAAGGCATCTACCTCAGCCAGGGACGCGGCGGCATCCTCAAACGCTGACCCACGCGGCCGGTGTGGGCGCTGAATGGTCCTGCGCCCCCTCTCCCCCATTCCCCGCTCCCTCTGGGCTTGTTCTCATGCCGGGGATGTGAAAGAATTCCCCTTCACACGGAAACCGGGAGTCTCACGACATGCGATATGGTGTCTTGTTCGTCTCATTGACCCTCGCGTTCGCCGCGGCGGCGGACCCCGCCGCCCCGCAATGGTACAAGGGCGTCACCCACGTGCATAGCCTCTGGAGCGACGGCGACATGTCGCCCGACCTCGTCGCCGCGTGGTACAAGGACCACGGCTACCACTTCATGTGCTTTACCGACCACAACGTGCTTCAAGAAGGCGAACGCTTCATTTCCATCGTGCCTGACACCAAGCTCAGCCCGGAACGCGTCGAGATGATCCGCGCCCGGTTCGGCGACGATTGGCCCGACATCAAGACGGAAGGCGGGAAATCGCGGATGCGCCTCAAGACCCACGCGGAATTGAGCGCCTACTTCAACGAGCCCGGCAAGTTCCTGCTCGTCCAGGCCGAGGAGATCACCTCGCTCGGCGGCGCGCCCCACGTCAACGGACTCAACCTGCGCGAACCCATCGTCGGCAAGAAAGGCGAGGTCGCCGACCTGCTCAACCGCTACCTCGACGCGGTCCACGCCCAGCGCGAACAATTCGGCATCCCCATGGTCGCCCACGTCAACCACCTGAACTGGTCCGACGGCGTCACGACCGAGGAGATGCTCGCCGCGCGGCGCCTGCGCTTCTTCGAAATCTATAACGGCCACCCGGGCGTGCGGCAATGGGGCAGCCCCGACCGCGGCATGCCCGGCAACGACCGCCACTGGGACGTGATTCTCTCGCTGCGCATGGCGGCCGAGCCCGATTTCATCCTGTACGCCTTCGCCACGGACGACAGCCACGAGTACTTCGAGTGGGGCGGCGACAAGGTCAACCCCGGACGCGGCTGGATCATGGTCCGCGCGGAACAACTGGACGCCAACAGCCTGATCGAGGCCATCGAGCGTGCCGACTTCTACGCCTCCACGGGCGTCACGTTGAACGATGTGCAGTGCGACGGCGCGTCGCTGCGCGTCGACATCGCCGCCGAGCCGGGGGTGACTTACACTACGCAGTTCATCGGCACGCGCAAGGGATTCAACCCGGAGTCAACCGAGTTCAAGAACGCCCAAGGCGAAACACCCGACACCGCCTCGCGCGTCTACAGCGGCGACATCGGCGTCGTCCTGCTCGAAACGGCGGCCAATCCGGCGGTCTACCCGTTCACCGGCGACGAACTCTACGTCCGGGCAAAGGTGGTCAGTTCCAAACCGCAGGAAAACCCCGTTCGCGAAGGCGACCCGCAAATCGCCTGGGTGCAGCCCGTGCGCGTCGCGCGCTGACCCGCCTACTCCGTGCCGAAGGGCTTTTCCTGGCCGTTGCGCGTGCGCAGTCCGCGCACCATCAGGCCGGGACGCCCCAGACTCTGCCCGG
Proteins encoded in this region:
- a CDS encoding glycosyltransferase family 2 protein, producing MAEERCRVSVVVCTYNRAESLSRCLESVMHQETGGTFTYEVVVVDDGSTDHTAKVVVQAQAAGGAPVRYVRNWEGGGVAAARNLGVEAASGDWVAFCDDDQRAAPDWLKELLRVGWERGARCVGGGIRADLPEDVRARHGRICMDLLGEHAYEGAPFVFAGHDLPSTGNLLVAKEVFDEVGGFDTGTDSGEDTEFLARVQRAGIAVWAAPASLVCHQVPEYRLGPKYLRWVSRRWGVHFALVDARHRGCRATVLRGIARLGQAGVIFLPRACWAWLRHDRAALCDQFCLLWRTEGYVRKCLSLCAPVLLAQPRFFAALRFRAERRLFTPELGPPRRPGVA
- a CDS encoding PilT/PilU family type 4a pilus ATPase — its product is MDTTGQDARRRPSGKQLTLHKILAYAVKKGASDIHLKVPRPPIVRIDGEIRFAGEVPLTQEHMLGYLDEIMTPEQKNRFLETGDADLAISMSGIGRFRVNCLKQRGSVAIIMRHVKGKAPDLSKLHLPMGPVERIADMRRGLILVTGTTGSGKSTTLAGIIDIINRNQSVHIVTLEDPIEFLHEDRKSSVIQREVAIDTRDFKTALRAMMREDPDVILIGEMRDTETFQACISAAETGHLVFSTLHTTNAMLTIDRILDLFPPDQHQQVRSQLALQLRAIISQRLLPNLEGTGRVPAIEILFMTPAIAQLIRENALKQIPNAIAGGKEEGMQTFNMSLVQLVNEGLISEQEAELASDNAEELRMNLKGIYLSQGRGGILKR
- a CDS encoding cyclic nucleotide-binding domain-containing protein; this translates as MSEAGELQRVLSLPLLRGLPDDARERVARVFLDTSERWDLADGETLMQQGHLGFDSGYVLIEGSVEIQRQTGGPVVLPAPTLLGEMSQFKFCDTRTATVCAKGDASVLQFQWEDFYDMAREALPESGYNALMEAIEQLVWDRFGGQVLLDLPLFRGLEDGLRLKICIIFPWIADEARFRDGEEIFGVGERCQSKGYLLMDGAVRLIRPDRSEKTVAAPHLIGVMPKHDPSLTWSAKAVAQGAVRMLAFSWQQYLARLQKRLTADEQRSLIEAMKANAAAHFWH
- a CDS encoding histidinol-phosphatase, which produces MRYGVLFVSLTLAFAAAADPAAPQWYKGVTHVHSLWSDGDMSPDLVAAWYKDHGYHFMCFTDHNVLQEGERFISIVPDTKLSPERVEMIRARFGDDWPDIKTEGGKSRMRLKTHAELSAYFNEPGKFLLVQAEEITSLGGAPHVNGLNLREPIVGKKGEVADLLNRYLDAVHAQREQFGIPMVAHVNHLNWSDGVTTEEMLAARRLRFFEIYNGHPGVRQWGSPDRGMPGNDRHWDVILSLRMAAEPDFILYAFATDDSHEYFEWGGDKVNPGRGWIMVRAEQLDANSLIEAIERADFYASTGVTLNDVQCDGASLRVDIAAEPGVTYTTQFIGTRKGFNPESTEFKNAQGETPDTASRVYSGDIGVVLLETAANPAVYPFTGDELYVRAKVVSSKPQENPVREGDPQIAWVQPVRVAR
- a CDS encoding polysaccharide deacetylase family protein; this encodes MNAMRNCAARLGWHGDARVVLFHVDDAGLCRAANLGVIAALEAGLARSCSVMTPCPGAEAIAAYLQARPDADAGIHLTLTSEFGSFRWRPLTLPEDAPGLAGPEGFFWPSARDVAAHATPEEVAREIRAQTEAGRELGIPITHLDAHMGTAFLRADFFDRYARAGAAAGVPVLAAVGPASRARRLALLARRAACKVRGTPCYEFPAVPGSLVSNVWDAGLPVVDRIHADALGWPREEKKKRLMMFLRALRPGITVVLLHCALPADDLRLLEDSGDSRVGDTEAITDPEVRATVEAEGIVVTSWRELKRRRDAAAALAPA